In Betaproteobacteria bacterium, the following proteins share a genomic window:
- a CDS encoding acyltransferase domain-containing protein, with amino-acid sequence MGLCLLCPGQGSQSPDMFARLLGDALVAPHVARLARGMDGDALAVAADPRQCFENRHAQPLVCLFALSVAAALRELDVEPDLVAGYSVGELAAYGVAGALPAEDVVAAAAARARAMDACAARGSGMLAVRGVRRAEIEARAAAHALHIAIRNGDDHVIVAGVRPNLAALADELGRHSGAHVVNLPITVPAHSPLLQPAVDPFRAVLQGLPWQRTPVPVIAGIDASIVRDSGCAIDTLSRQVAATIEWARVTDVAVELGASVFFELGPGNALVRMLCDRHRGVPARSAADFVSVGGAVSWLRHHLP; translated from the coding sequence ATGGGGCTCTGCCTGCTCTGTCCGGGACAGGGAAGTCAGTCCCCGGACATGTTCGCACGGCTGCTCGGCGACGCCCTGGTTGCGCCGCACGTCGCGCGTCTCGCCCGCGGCATGGACGGGGATGCGCTGGCGGTCGCCGCCGATCCCCGGCAGTGCTTCGAGAACCGTCACGCGCAGCCGCTCGTATGTCTGTTCGCGCTGAGCGTCGCGGCGGCGCTGCGCGAGTTAGATGTCGAGCCCGACCTCGTCGCCGGCTACAGCGTGGGCGAGCTTGCCGCCTATGGTGTCGCCGGCGCGCTGCCGGCCGAAGACGTCGTCGCCGCTGCTGCAGCCCGGGCGCGGGCGATGGATGCCTGCGCCGCCCGCGGCAGCGGAATGCTGGCAGTGCGCGGCGTGCGGCGCGCCGAGATCGAAGCCCGCGCGGCTGCGCACGCACTGCACATCGCCATCCGCAACGGTGACGATCACGTCATCGTCGCCGGTGTTCGGCCAAACCTCGCCGCGCTCGCCGACGAACTCGGGCGGCATAGCGGCGCCCACGTAGTGAACCTCCCGATCACCGTGCCCGCCCACAGCCCGCTGCTGCAGCCGGCGGTCGATCCGTTTCGCGCGGTGCTGCAGGGGCTCCCCTGGCAGCGCACGCCGGTGCCGGTGATTGCCGGCATCGACGCGAGCATCGTGCGTGATTCGGGCTGCGCGATCGATACGCTAAGCCGACAGGTCGCCGCGACCATCGAATGGGCGCGCGTGACCGATGTCGCCGTGGAGTTGGGCGCCAGCGTCTTCTTCGAGCTCGGGCCGGGCAACGCGCTCGTCCGCATGCTATGCGATCGGCATCGAGGCGTGCCGGCACGTTCCGCTGCGGATTTCGTGAGCGTCGGCGGCGCGGTGTCGTGGCTGCGGCACCACCTGCCGTAG